In Streptomyces sp. HUAS ZL42, the DNA window GGGACTCCGGGGACCCGCTGTTCCTGCAGGCCAAGGAGGCCGACGAGTCGGTGCTCGCGCCCTACGCCGGCGCCGGTACCTTCCCCACCCAGGGCGAGCGCGTCGTGGCCGGCCAGCGGCTGATGCAGGCCACCAGCGACATCTTCCTGGGCTGGGAACGAGCCACGGGCATCGACGGCCGGCGCCGCGACTTCTATGTGCGCCAACTGCGGGACTGGAAGGGCATCGCCGTCGCCGAGAACATGTCACCGAACCGGATGGGCCTGTTCGGGCAGCTGTGCGGCGCCACGCTGGCCCGCGCCCACGCCAGGTCCGGCGACCGGATCGCGATCGCCGCGTACCTCGGCAGCGGCGATGTCTTCGACCGCGCGCTGGCGACGTTCGCCGAGCTGTACGCGGACCAGAACGAGAAGGACCACCAGGCCCTCGTCCAGGCCGTCCGGGCGGGCCGGGTCCGCGCCGAAGCGGCCTGAAGGGAGACTGCCGTGCGCCGTTACCCGCCCATCGCGGACCACGGGCTGATCGGGGACCTGCAGACAGCGGCCCTGGTTTCCTCGGAAGGGGTCATCGACTGGTTCGCGGCACCGCGCTTCGACTCGCCCAGCATCTTCGCGTCCCTGCTGGACCACGACGGCGGTGGACACTTCCAGTTCGCGCCCACCTCCTCCGAGGTGACGCGCCGGCAGCTCTACTACCCCGACAGCGCCATCGTCGTGACCCGCTTCATGTCCCCTGACGGGGTCGGCGAGGTGATCGACCACATGCCGGTCATCGAGTCGCAGACACCGTCCGACCGGCACACGGTCGTGCGCATTGTGCGGACGGTGCGCGGCACCGTGCGCTTCGCCCTGGAGTGCCGCCCGCGCTTCGACTACGCCCGGGCCGAGCACCAACTCGACATGACCGACGGGACCGCCACCTTCCGGGCCCCTGGTACGACCGCGTATCTGCAGGCGACCTTCCCGCTGGAGTGGGACGGCCGGGACGTCCGGGGCTCGGTCACACTGCAGGCGGGTCAGCGGGCCGCCGCCGTGTTCACCGTGTGCGGCCGGGACGGTGAGGCACCGCAGCCGCCGACCGTCGAAACGATCGCCCCGGCGCTGCGGGACAACGTCGAGTTCTGGCAGCGCTGGGTGCGCACCTCGCGGTACCGCGGCCGCTGGCCGGACATGGTGAACCGCTCGGCCATCACCCTCAAACTGCTGACCTACGCGCCGACCGGTGCCCCGGTCGCCGCCGCGACGATGGGTCTGCCGGAGCAGGTCGGTGGCGAGCGCAACTGGGACTACCGGTACACATGGGTACGGGACGGCTCGCTTTCGGTCCGGGCGCTGCTCGACCTGGGATTCCTCGAGGAGGCCGCCCAGTTCGTCCGCTGGCTCGGAGACCGGCTGCGGGCCCGCGACGGACAGGGAGGGGAACCGCTGCAGATCATGTACCGGGTCGACGGTGATCCCCATCTGTCGGAGGAGGTCCTCGACCACTTCGAGGGCTACCGCGGTTCGGGTCCGGTGCGGGCCGGCAACGCCGCCGCCGACCAGCTGCAGCTCGACATCTACGGCGAGGTCCTCTACGCCATGTCCGAGGGCATCGAGGAGATCGGCCAGCAGGTGGGCTACCACGGTTGGAAGGGAATCACGCGGCTGCTGGACTGGCTCGCGGACCACTGGGACCGGCCGGACGAGGGCATCTGGGAGACCCGTGGCGGGCGGAAGGACTTCACCTTCAGCCGCGTGATGTGCTGGGCGGCCCTGGACAACTGCCTGAAAATGGCCCACGAGTTCAGACGGCCGGCCAACACGGAGCTCTGGACCCGGGCCCGCGACACGATCCTGGAGCAGGTCATGGAGCGCGGCTGGAGCGAGAAGGAGCAGGCGCTGGTCCAGCACTACGGCGGCGACGTACTGGACGCCTCACTCCTGATCGCACCCCGGGTGGGTTTCATCGCCCCGCGCAGCCCCGGCTGGCTGTCCACCCTCGACGCCATGGACCACCGGCTCGTCTCCGACAGCCTGGTCTACCGCTACGACCCCGCGGCCTCCCCCGACGGACTGCGCGGCTCGGAGGGCACGTTCAGCCTCTGCACCTTCCTGTACGTCGACGCCCTCGCGCGGGCCGGCCGGCTCCCGCAGGCGCGGTACACCTTCGAGAAGATGCAGACGTACGCCAACCACGTCGGGCTGTTCGCGGAGGAGATCGGACCCAGCGGCGAGCAGTTGGGCAACTTTCCGCAGGCCTTCACCCACCTGTCGCTCATCATGGCCGCGACGACTCTGGACGACGCGCTCGACCGGCTGGCGGCACGCTGAACGCGGGGATCCGGGGCCCCTGCGGCAACAGCTGCGTCACGACGAACGACACGACCGACGCCAGCACCACGACCGCGACCGTGTCCACGTTGCCCAGCAGCAGGACGACCAGCATCACGCTGCTGACCGGCAGTCGCAGAGCCGCGGTCACCGACGCCGCCATCCCGGCCGCCATGGCCGGCACCAGACCGAAGCCGGGCAGCGGCGCCAGCAGGACGCCGGCCGCTCCGCCCAGGAACAGCGCGGGGAAGACGGGACCGCCCCGCAGGCTGCCCAGACAGAGCGCGTAGGCGAGGGCCTTGAACACCAGAATCCCCACCAGGGCGCCCACCGACCAGGCATGCGGGTCCCTGGCCAGCTCCCCCAGGGTGGTCTGGCCGGACAGGGCGACCTCGGACGGCGAACGGCCGGTCGCGACTGTGTAGAGGGCGACGCAGCCGGCCACTCCGAGGGCGCAGAGCGTGGTGTTCCGTACCGTCCACGACGACACGAAGACGGCCGCGAACCGCCCGCCCACGAAGACCCCGTGGATCAGGAGGGCGATGGCCGGGGCCATCAGCAGCGCCCACAGGACGTCCCCCGCGTCGAGCAGCGGCGCCTTGGGCAGCCCGATGTCCAGACTGCCGGTCTGCAGACCGGTCCAGTGCCCGAACCCGGTGAACATCACGTCCCCGACCCCGCTGGACAGCAGGGCCGGCAGCATCACCGCGTAGAGCTGCGGCCCGCCCACTCCGGCCACCTCCATCAGGAGCACCGCGCCCACCAGCGGGTTCCCGAACAACGCGGAGATGGCCGCCGCGGAGCCGGCCGCACCGAGCAACGCCCTGCTCGCCTGCGTGTCCGGCGCCCGTACAAGGCTTCCGAAGAGCAGGGCGAGACTGCCGCCCAGGGCGATCAGGGGCGCCTCCGGGCCGAGCACGGCGCCGAGGGGCAGGCTGAAGAACGCGGCGATGACGACACCGGGCAGCGCGTTCCTCGTGATCCCGCCCGAGTGCAGGCCGCCCGCAGGGATGTGCCCGCCCCGCCCGGGCAGCCGGCCGACGACCAGGCCGACGGCCGCTCCGGCCACCAGCAGCAGGGGGAAACCCCACCACCAGGGGGCATGGTCCCAGCCCAGGTCCTCGGGCCAGTCCGTCCAGATCAGCTGCTCCAGTTCCTCCAGCGCGACGAGGAACCAGAACGCGATCAGCGACACGGGGATGCCGATCAGCCCGCAGAACACCAGCGCCCTGCGGTACTCGGGCCGGTTCAGCATGGTCCGCAGCTGATCGGCCTCCGGGGGCTGGCTCACCGGCGCGGCCGCGGCGCCCTCCGACTTCGTCCCGGTGATGGAGTCCTCCTGGGCTCGGCGACTCGGCACCCGATTCCCTCCCATAACGGGACGAGATTATCCGCCCGGCCGTGCGGGACCCGTCGCCACGCCGCCGACCGCGGTGCAGGAGACTGTGCTGCACACGCCGACTCGGGAAGGACCGACAACGTGATCATCCTCTTTGGCACCAAGGGGTACCTGTACCAGCTCGCGATACTGACGCTGGTGTGCGGCCGGTGCGGCAATCCCGCGGCGCACACGCTCAGGAAGCGCGTCACGAAGTTCACGCTGTTCTTCGTGCCGCTGTTCCCGATCTCGACGAAGTACCAGACGCAGTGCACCTTCTGCGGCGCGGAACAGCAGCTGACCAAGGAGCAGGCGGAGCAGCTGCAGGCACAGGGGGCGAGCGGCCACGGCGGTCACGTCCATGGGCAGCCGCAGCAGCAGCCGTACCAGCACTGAGCAGGGCCCTCAGGTCGCCGTCAGGCCGGTCTCAGCGGGTGGCTCCTCTGCGCAGGACCTTGTCGACACCGACCGCGACGATGACGAGGGTTCCGGTCGCGACGTCCTGATAGAGGCTGTCGATGCCCGCCTGGGTGAGGCCCGACCGGAGCACCGTGACGATGAGCGTTCCGATGAGGGTTCCCGCGACGCTGCCCCGGCCGCCGAAGAGGCTGGTCCCGCCGATGACCACGGCGGTGATGCTCTCCAGGTTCGCCGTCTGGTACGAGTTGGGGTCCGCGTTGGGGATGCGGCCGAGGGCCTGCCAGGCGGCGATGCCGTAGAGGAGACCTGCGGTGATGTAGACCCACAGGACCGTGCTCCGTACGTTGATGCCGGTCAGGCGCGCGGACTCGGGAGCGTTGCCGACGGCGTAGAGGTGCCGGCCCCAGGCCGTCTTGGTGAGCACGTACCAGAAGAACGCGTACAGCCCCACGAGCAGGAACGTCCCCCAGGTGACGAGAACCCCCCCGAGATGGACGCCGTTGCCCCAGAAGACGAGCAGTTCGTCCGTCACCGGAAAGCTGCGGGAGTCCGAGTAGAGCCTGCTCACCGCGTAGACGACGGTCAGTGCGCCCAGGGTCACGATGAAGGGGGGCAGACCCAGCCGGGCCACGAGCAGTCCGTTGACGAGCCCGAGGAAGGTCGCCACGGCCAGGCCGAGCAGCAGCGCTCCCGCGGGGCTCTCTCCCTCGAAGGCGAGTTTGGCCATGACGATCGTCCCCAGGACCGCGATGGCCCCGTTCGCCAGGTCGATGCCCGCGGTGAGGAT includes these proteins:
- a CDS encoding glycoside hydrolase family 15 protein; this encodes MRRYPPIADHGLIGDLQTAALVSSEGVIDWFAAPRFDSPSIFASLLDHDGGGHFQFAPTSSEVTRRQLYYPDSAIVVTRFMSPDGVGEVIDHMPVIESQTPSDRHTVVRIVRTVRGTVRFALECRPRFDYARAEHQLDMTDGTATFRAPGTTAYLQATFPLEWDGRDVRGSVTLQAGQRAAAVFTVCGRDGEAPQPPTVETIAPALRDNVEFWQRWVRTSRYRGRWPDMVNRSAITLKLLTYAPTGAPVAAATMGLPEQVGGERNWDYRYTWVRDGSLSVRALLDLGFLEEAAQFVRWLGDRLRARDGQGGEPLQIMYRVDGDPHLSEEVLDHFEGYRGSGPVRAGNAAADQLQLDIYGEVLYAMSEGIEEIGQQVGYHGWKGITRLLDWLADHWDRPDEGIWETRGGRKDFTFSRVMCWAALDNCLKMAHEFRRPANTELWTRARDTILEQVMERGWSEKEQALVQHYGGDVLDASLLIAPRVGFIAPRSPGWLSTLDAMDHRLVSDSLVYRYDPAASPDGLRGSEGTFSLCTFLYVDALARAGRLPQARYTFEKMQTYANHVGLFAEEIGPSGEQLGNFPQAFTHLSLIMAATTLDDALDRLAAR
- a CDS encoding zinc-ribbon domain-containing protein, whose translation is MILFGTKGYLYQLAILTLVCGRCGNPAAHTLRKRVTKFTLFFVPLFPISTKYQTQCTFCGAEQQLTKEQAEQLQAQGASGHGGHVHGQPQQQPYQH
- a CDS encoding chloride channel protein, with amino-acid sequence MLNRPEYRRALVFCGLIGIPVSLIAFWFLVALEELEQLIWTDWPEDLGWDHAPWWWGFPLLLVAGAAVGLVVGRLPGRGGHIPAGGLHSGGITRNALPGVVIAAFFSLPLGAVLGPEAPLIALGGSLALLFGSLVRAPDTQASRALLGAAGSAAAISALFGNPLVGAVLLMEVAGVGGPQLYAVMLPALLSSGVGDVMFTGFGHWTGLQTGSLDIGLPKAPLLDAGDVLWALLMAPAIALLIHGVFVGGRFAAVFVSSWTVRNTTLCALGVAGCVALYTVATGRSPSEVALSGQTTLGELARDPHAWSVGALVGILVFKALAYALCLGSLRGGPVFPALFLGGAAGVLLAPLPGFGLVPAMAAGMAASVTAALRLPVSSVMLVVLLLGNVDTVAVVVLASVVSFVVTQLLPQGPRIPAFSVPPAGRARRPESSRP
- a CDS encoding ABC transporter permease, giving the protein MRSPVATSPAADGEPGTALRDALRYALRTPTVGPLAALALAVLVFSLTTDTFLTPRNLSLVLQQSIVIGTLALGQTLIILTAGIDLANGAIAVLGTIVMAKLAFEGESPAGALLLGLAVATFLGLVNGLLVARLGLPPFIVTLGALTVVYAVSRLYSDSRSFPVTDELLVFWGNGVHLGGVLVTWGTFLLVGLYAFFWYVLTKTAWGRHLYAVGNAPESARLTGINVRSTVLWVYITAGLLYGIAAWQALGRIPNADPNSYQTANLESITAVVIGGTSLFGGRGSVAGTLIGTLIVTVLRSGLTQAGIDSLYQDVATGTLVIVAVGVDKVLRRGATR